The following are encoded in a window of Bacillota bacterium genomic DNA:
- a CDS encoding transcription termination factor Rho: MNISDLEAKTIHELYEIARDLGIASPTKLRKKELIFEILKMRAEKEGLIFAEGILEIMAEGFGFLRVAGLNPSPDDIYVSPSQIRRFALRTGDMISGQVRPPKESEKYFALLRVEAVNGTDPEMATKRLFFEDLTPIYPNNRLRLETTSKEITTRMIDLIAPLGKGQRGLIVSPPKAGKTTVLKKIANAITANHPEVELLVLLVDERPEEVTDMERSVKGLVTSSTFDLPPENHIRVAEMVLERAKRLVEHGKDVVILMDSITRLARAYNLVEPPSGRTLSGGLDPNALRSPKRFFGAARNIEEGGSLTILATALVETGSRMDDVIYEEFKGTGNMELHLDRKLAERRIFPAIDINRSGTRKEELLLTEEELDMMYLLRRAMGNLGTAEMTELMLERLHHTKNNEEFRQLVVKSSFAENVRALNQ; the protein is encoded by the coding sequence ATGAACATAAGCGACCTGGAGGCAAAAACCATCCATGAGCTCTACGAGATCGCCAGAGACCTCGGGATCGCGAGCCCGACGAAACTGAGGAAGAAGGAATTGATCTTCGAAATCCTGAAGATGCGGGCCGAAAAGGAGGGCCTCATCTTCGCCGAAGGCATACTCGAGATAATGGCGGAGGGTTTCGGCTTTCTCAGGGTGGCGGGCCTCAATCCGAGTCCTGACGACATTTACGTGTCCCCTTCTCAGATCAGGCGGTTCGCCCTACGCACGGGCGATATGATATCAGGCCAGGTGAGGCCGCCTAAGGAGAGCGAGAAGTACTTCGCCTTGCTGCGGGTCGAGGCCGTGAACGGCACGGACCCTGAGATGGCTACCAAGAGGCTCTTTTTTGAGGACCTCACGCCGATATACCCCAACAACAGGCTGCGTTTGGAGACCACCTCGAAGGAGATCACCACTCGCATGATCGACCTCATCGCGCCGCTCGGCAAAGGGCAGCGTGGCCTCATAGTATCGCCTCCTAAGGCCGGCAAGACCACGGTGCTGAAGAAGATCGCAAATGCCATAACGGCCAATCACCCGGAGGTCGAGCTGCTCGTGCTCCTGGTCGACGAGCGTCCTGAGGAGGTCACTGACATGGAGAGGTCGGTGAAAGGCCTCGTGACGAGCTCGACGTTCGATCTCCCGCCGGAAAACCACATACGCGTGGCGGAGATGGTGCTCGAGCGCGCGAAGCGGCTGGTGGAGCACGGGAAGGACGTCGTGATCCTCATGGATAGCATCACGCGGCTTGCGCGGGCGTACAACCTGGTGGAGCCTCCGAGCGGGCGCACGCTATCCGGTGGCCTTGACCCGAACGCTCTTCGCAGCCCGAAGAGGTTCTTCGGCGCTGCGCGGAACATCGAGGAAGGGGGCAGCCTCACCATCCTGGCGACGGCGCTTGTAGAGACCGGCAGCCGTATGGATGACGTGATATACGAGGAGTTCAAGGGCACCGGCAACATGGAGCTTCATCTGGACCGAAAGCTCGCGGAACGACGCATATTCCCCGCTATCGACATCAACAGGTCCGGGACCCGCAAGGAAGAGCTGCTTTTGACCGAAGAGGAGCTCGATATGATGTACCTGCTGCGCCGCGCCATGGGCAACCTCGG
- a CDS encoding CTP synthase — protein MAKYVFVTGGVVSGLGKGVTAASIGRLLKSRGLKVTAIKLDPYINVDPGTMSPYQHGEVFVTDDGAETDLDLGHYERFIDVDLGRLNNVTTGMIYWSVISRERRGDFLGGTVQVIPHITNEIKSRITRVGNESGADVVLVEVGGTVGDIEGLPFLEAIRQLRSDLGRENVMYIHVTLVPYIGAVGELKTKPTQHSVKELRSIGIQPDVIVCRSERPLSDDIKSKIALFCDIDKRAVIPDVDAATIYEVPLIFEREGLDDIVIDRLNLGAVAGRSDLAEWREMVHRFLHPRRQVTIAIVGKYVSLPDAYLSVVEALRHAGIAYDAEVKVVWVNSEHLDAENVKRELELADGILVPGGFGCRGVEGKILAAAYARENKVPYFGLCLGLHCAVIEFARAVCGLERAHSSEFDPDTPHAVIDLLPEQKEIEGMGGTMRLGAYPCRLVPGSIARAAYGEELVHERHRHRFEVNNEYIDVLQRAGLQATGLSPDGRLVEIVEAKDHPWFVATQFHPEFKSRPNRPHPLFKSFLAAALERAAAGHNAAR, from the coding sequence TTGGCAAAGTACGTGTTCGTAACGGGTGGAGTTGTGTCAGGCCTTGGCAAGGGGGTCACGGCTGCTTCCATCGGTCGGCTTCTCAAAAGCAGAGGTCTTAAGGTGACAGCGATAAAGCTGGATCCGTACATCAACGTCGATCCGGGTACAATGAGCCCATACCAGCACGGTGAGGTCTTCGTAACGGACGACGGCGCGGAGACCGACCTTGACCTCGGCCACTATGAAAGGTTCATCGACGTGGACCTTGGCAGGCTGAATAACGTCACGACCGGCATGATCTACTGGTCCGTGATAAGCCGCGAGCGGAGAGGCGATTTCCTCGGCGGGACTGTGCAGGTCATCCCACACATCACAAACGAGATCAAGTCCAGGATAACACGGGTAGGGAACGAATCCGGCGCGGACGTGGTGCTTGTCGAGGTAGGGGGGACAGTGGGTGACATCGAGGGCCTGCCCTTCCTGGAAGCCATAAGACAGCTTAGAAGCGACCTCGGACGCGAGAACGTGATGTACATCCATGTCACGTTGGTGCCGTACATCGGCGCTGTGGGGGAGCTCAAGACCAAGCCCACGCAGCACAGCGTGAAAGAGCTGCGGAGCATAGGCATTCAGCCCGACGTGATCGTGTGCCGGTCGGAGCGGCCGCTCTCAGACGATATCAAGTCAAAGATAGCGCTGTTTTGCGACATCGATAAACGGGCTGTGATCCCGGATGTGGATGCTGCAACGATCTACGAGGTTCCACTGATTTTCGAGCGGGAGGGGCTCGATGATATCGTCATCGACAGACTCAACCTGGGGGCGGTGGCAGGTCGGTCCGACCTTGCGGAATGGCGTGAGATGGTACACAGATTCTTGCATCCGAGGCGTCAGGTGACCATAGCCATCGTCGGCAAGTACGTGAGCCTCCCGGATGCATATCTAAGTGTGGTGGAGGCGCTCCGCCACGCCGGGATCGCGTACGACGCCGAAGTGAAAGTGGTGTGGGTTAACTCAGAGCATCTTGACGCTGAAAACGTGAAAAGAGAGCTCGAGCTGGCCGACGGGATTCTGGTCCCGGGCGGGTTTGGGTGCAGGGGCGTTGAAGGAAAGATCCTCGCGGCGGCCTATGCGAGGGAGAATAAAGTGCCTTACTTCGGCCTGTGCCTTGGCCTTCACTGCGCGGTCATTGAATTCGCACGCGCTGTGTGCGGGCTTGAAAGGGCTCACAGCTCTGAGTTCGATCCCGATACGCCTCACGCGGTAATAGATCTGCTGCCGGAGCAAAAGGAAATCGAAGGGATGGGCGGCACGATGAGGCTTGGGGCGTACCCGTGCCGGCTCGTGCCGGGCTCTATAGCGAGAGCCGCCTACGGGGAAGAGCTGGTGCATGAAAGGCATCGGCACAGGTTCGAGGTGAACAACGAATACATCGACGTTCTTCAGAGGGCTGGGCTACAAGCCACAGGGCTCTCTCCGGATGGGCGCCTGGTCGAGATAGTTGAGGCCAAGGATCACCCATGGTTTGTGGCTACTCAATTCCACCCGGAGTTCAAGTCCAGGCCGAATCGTCCGCACCCGCTGTTCAAGTCCTTTTTAGCTGCGGCCCTTGAGAGGGCGGCTGCTGGGCACAACGCGGCCCGGTGA
- a CDS encoding MBL fold metallo-hydrolase — MIAKAMLASAVVLAAGCVLSDVVKAASGGQVTVRWYGHACFLITSSTGVKVLTDPFDATVGYPVPQVEADVVTSSHDHFDHNNVSAARGNPVVLKGKGRYEGAGIKVYPVASFHDTERGAKRGPNTIFVIEIDGIRIAHMGDIGHDLSRQQLDELGKVDVLLVPVGGTYTVDAAGAARIVEAISPKVVIPMHYKTAAVGLPIAGVDGFLAGFHNVVRVGSNQIALRAGSLPQSTTVYVLNYK; from the coding sequence GTGATTGCGAAGGCCATGCTTGCTAGTGCGGTGGTTCTCGCTGCGGGGTGTGTCCTAAGCGATGTTGTAAAGGCCGCCTCGGGCGGGCAGGTCACGGTCAGGTGGTACGGGCACGCGTGCTTCCTCATTACATCGTCGACAGGCGTCAAGGTGTTGACCGATCCCTTTGACGCGACCGTCGGATATCCCGTGCCGCAGGTTGAAGCGGATGTCGTGACCTCGAGCCACGACCACTTTGATCACAACAACGTGTCGGCCGCGCGCGGAAACCCGGTAGTGTTGAAGGGAAAGGGCAGGTATGAAGGGGCCGGCATCAAGGTTTACCCTGTGGCGAGCTTCCATGACACCGAGCGGGGGGCCAAGCGGGGTCCGAACACCATATTCGTGATTGAGATCGATGGTATCAGGATAGCCCACATGGGCGACATTGGTCACGATCTTTCCAGACAGCAGTTGGACGAGCTTGGCAAGGTGGACGTTTTGCTGGTGCCGGTGGGGGGCACTTACACCGTGGACGCCGCTGGCGCCGCGCGGATTGTCGAGGCGATATCCCCTAAGGTGGTCATCCCGATGCATTACAAGACGGCTGCTGTCGGCCTCCCGATCGCAGGTGTCGACGGGTTCCTCGCGGGCTTTCACAATGTGGTAAGGGTGGGCTCGAACCAGATCGCGCTTCGCGCGGGGTCGCTGCCGCAGAGCACCACGGTGTACGTGCTGAACTACAAGTAG